In a single window of the Marinobacter sp. NP-4(2019) genome:
- a CDS encoding TIGR03750 family conjugal transfer protein codes for MKGREIDFIPDRLIEEPVVFRGLTDTEVVVLISVGLVFWIPVSVLLLLPFGWGLFGVGIGVGMAIASLLVIGKYLQELKRRRPDGLHIVYLKKLAQKKFSFINFNYIETSQGWDIRREKPVVRIHMETEE; via the coding sequence ATGAAGGGTCGAGAAATCGACTTCATCCCCGACCGGCTCATTGAAGAGCCGGTTGTTTTCCGGGGGCTAACGGATACGGAAGTCGTTGTTCTCATCAGCGTTGGCCTAGTTTTTTGGATTCCTGTCTCAGTTCTGTTGCTACTGCCGTTCGGGTGGGGGTTGTTTGGCGTTGGGATCGGAGTGGGTATGGCCATCGCCAGTTTGCTGGTCATAGGGAAATACCTTCAGGAGCTGAAGCGCCGCAGACCTGACGGTTTGCATATCGTCTATCTGAAGAAACTTGCTCAGAAAAAATTCAGTTTTATCAATTTCAACTACATCGAGACGTCCCAAGGCTGGGATATACGGCGCGAGAAGCCCGTTGTTCGAATTCACATGGAGACGGAGGAGTGA
- a CDS encoding TIGR03747 family integrating conjugative element membrane protein produces MAEASTEHPARRRGPIGKTIELVLKIIGLLLFSAFMSVVIEWVGMAFFYDEPGYAHAESMMQTEIGYLSESLTGGDGMNEGAISSASDTVSTVANFLFIDSGIVDNLQAVKTVSPDDGEIKAAVKRLVAGYYDYLMAAVYVLIMFLVRMAILFLSMPAFILFGIVGISDGLMQRDLRRWCGGNESGYVYHWAKRFSLPVLALAWILYLSIPNSIHPNFIITPFAVLFGLCLMVMTSKFKKYL; encoded by the coding sequence ATGGCTGAGGCGAGCACTGAACACCCGGCCAGGCGGCGAGGGCCCATAGGCAAGACGATTGAGCTGGTTCTCAAAATAATCGGATTGCTCCTTTTTTCTGCCTTTATGTCCGTAGTAATCGAGTGGGTCGGTATGGCGTTTTTCTACGACGAGCCAGGATACGCCCACGCCGAGTCCATGATGCAAACGGAGATTGGGTATTTGAGCGAGTCCCTGACAGGCGGGGACGGCATGAATGAAGGTGCGATTTCATCGGCCAGTGACACCGTAAGTACCGTAGCGAATTTTCTTTTTATCGATTCAGGTATTGTCGACAATCTTCAAGCGGTAAAAACGGTGTCTCCGGATGACGGTGAGATCAAAGCTGCAGTAAAGAGGCTAGTAGCAGGATATTACGACTACCTCATGGCGGCAGTTTACGTTCTGATCATGTTCCTGGTTCGAATGGCCATTCTCTTTCTGTCGATGCCGGCTTTCATACTGTTCGGCATTGTGGGGATCAGCGATGGGCTGATGCAGCGGGATCTTCGGCGCTGGTGTGGCGGGAATGAATCCGGGTATGTCTATCACTGGGCAAAACGATTCTCCCTACCGGTATTGGCCCTCGCCTGGATTCTCTACCTGTCGATTCCAAATTCGATCCATCCGAACTTTATTATCACGCCGTTTGCGGTTCTATTTGGGCTTTGTCTGATGGTCATGACCTCGAAGTTCAAAAAGTATCTTTGA
- a CDS encoding RAQPRD family integrative conjugative element protein yields MSNLKHLLLFCLLAFVPVSNADVWAEREALSNIRTELAALEVLVMSAKARSNSNERTQFEYETLLADLRKIQAGIAHHLTVPMEPIIPSAIDALSESYTEHQ; encoded by the coding sequence ATGAGTAACCTGAAACACCTTCTGCTGTTTTGCCTCCTCGCATTTGTGCCCGTGTCCAACGCGGACGTATGGGCTGAGCGTGAGGCCCTTTCCAATATCAGAACAGAACTTGCCGCTCTTGAAGTGTTGGTTATGAGTGCTAAGGCCCGTTCCAACTCAAACGAACGCACCCAGTTCGAATACGAAACTCTCTTGGCTGACCTGCGCAAGATACAGGCAGGTATTGCCCATCATCTGACTGTTCCGATGGAGCCCATTATTCCGTCGGCTATTGATGCTCTCAGTGAATCCTACACGGAGCATCAGTAA
- a CDS encoding TIGR03759 family integrating conjugative element protein: MLEESDWTKYKQIMSGPRGVWSPGLDPLTALGVSETDPKERARYAEIWMKVESRRMELELAFEVERQKAAQQLLGTKPVIDNREWIEDWNRKYNSMTQYIGFFVTDDCLEDCEDLFHEVSASVSRTARLDIWFAGDATAESIGHWANHMKIDPEIVRARKVTLNFESGKAAEFGVDLSSLPAVKVMDVETGQIRDYE; this comes from the coding sequence ATGCTCGAAGAAAGCGATTGGACAAAGTACAAGCAGATTATGAGTGGACCAAGGGGTGTCTGGTCGCCCGGCCTTGATCCCTTGACCGCTCTGGGGGTGTCCGAGACCGATCCCAAAGAGCGTGCCCGGTATGCCGAGATCTGGATGAAGGTTGAATCCCGAAGAATGGAGCTGGAGTTAGCGTTTGAGGTCGAGCGCCAGAAAGCCGCTCAGCAGCTGCTAGGGACTAAACCGGTGATCGACAACCGAGAGTGGATTGAGGACTGGAACAGAAAGTACAACTCAATGACTCAGTACATTGGTTTTTTTGTTACGGATGATTGCCTGGAAGACTGCGAAGACCTTTTTCACGAAGTCAGTGCCTCCGTTTCGAGAACCGCCCGGCTTGATATCTGGTTCGCCGGTGATGCCACAGCCGAGTCCATCGGCCATTGGGCGAATCACATGAAGATTGATCCGGAAATCGTTAGAGCCCGGAAGGTGACCCTCAACTTTGAGTCCGGAAAAGCGGCGGAGTTTGGTGTCGACCTTTCCAGCCTGCCGGCCGTCAAAGTGATGGACGTTGAGACCGGTCAGATTCGGGATTACGAGTGA
- a CDS encoding TIGR03749 family integrating conjugative element protein, with translation MRKFIITSVAFLCVATSSWAEQIIHYDNLPVTIELHNGEERSIQFGSHVQVGITKGQQVKKLFRAQSAQGAVHFLPYEAFDKQRVQIRRMDDGKVILLDLIATDKADGEKSLEDVRIVLASDNVVSSDDAAASMPEKVELITPIDLTRYAAQRLYGPTRLHHDQAGISETPLAVKGAVRIFKGPARYKTLSTPVVAYQGGGYYLAALYIRNVSDETVQLDYLDLNLPFSHATLQHHSLEPQGTPGDSTVLYLISEQSLKETLYPWTYYQDLKRETQASVADS, from the coding sequence ATGCGGAAATTCATTATCACATCAGTCGCCTTCCTGTGTGTCGCCACATCAAGTTGGGCGGAACAGATTATTCATTATGACAATCTGCCGGTGACCATTGAGCTGCATAATGGCGAGGAACGATCCATTCAGTTCGGTTCCCATGTTCAGGTTGGCATCACCAAAGGACAGCAGGTTAAGAAACTCTTCCGGGCCCAGTCCGCGCAGGGGGCCGTTCATTTCCTCCCTTACGAAGCATTTGATAAACAGCGCGTTCAAATCCGACGCATGGACGACGGAAAAGTGATCCTTCTCGATCTCATCGCTACCGACAAAGCAGATGGAGAAAAATCACTTGAGGACGTCCGGATCGTGCTGGCATCGGACAATGTGGTTTCTTCGGACGACGCTGCCGCATCTATGCCTGAAAAGGTTGAGCTGATTACGCCCATTGATCTGACTCGCTACGCGGCGCAAAGGCTCTACGGCCCCACCCGACTGCACCACGATCAAGCCGGGATTTCGGAAACGCCGCTTGCGGTCAAAGGCGCGGTACGAATTTTCAAAGGCCCGGCCCGTTACAAAACCCTTTCAACGCCTGTTGTGGCCTACCAGGGCGGCGGGTATTACCTTGCGGCGCTGTACATCCGGAATGTTTCTGACGAAACGGTTCAACTGGATTATCTGGACCTCAACCTGCCGTTTTCACATGCCACGTTACAGCACCATAGTCTTGAGCCACAGGGAACGCCCGGCGATAGCACGGTGTTGTACCTGATCTCTGAGCAGTCCCTCAAAGAGACACTCTATCCCTGGACTTACTACCAGGACCTGAAGCGTGAAACCCAAGCGTCTGTAGCGGACAGCTAA
- the traD gene encoding type IV conjugative transfer system coupling protein TraD yields the protein MANYPLEGLLRPPVEYWSMSVSIGAAGICLLSPSTLMMTPSVGFTSATVLTAFAVYRFIQGTRVTRYQRNLKRLPRFEMSSRQIPCYRKHLYLGQGFRWGQHHTQRLKDTMAPAFAKYTRPSRINAWFRQFERNIEHTRLGFLAELTSKDHPLNPVRPYPAVGGNPAIHAVELNEKEVLLAMSERVGHTLCMGTTRVGKSRLAEILIEQDIRRNEGPVIVFDPKSDPGLLTRMYMAAKRTGRTDDFYMFHLGFPEISARYNAIGNFSRITEIAGRISGQLSSEGNSAAFKEFAWRFINIVARALVSLGMRPDYNNILRYVTDIEPLFNQYLDWWLPMNGDEGWMEDINAMTADAERQYRSNPRMAKHANPRTEALRKYVEQMQVSDPILHGLLSALRYDKTYFDKLVASLLPLLEKLTTGRIGKLLAPDYFDVDDDRPIFDWTQIIRKRGIVYIGLDAMTDTEISSAVGNSMFSDLVSVCGSIYKHGFEHGMLEGKANVMPKVCLHADEFNELMGDEFLPMVNKSGGSGMQITAYTQSRGDIEARLGNTAKARQVEGNFNNLIMLRVKEKETAELLTNQLPEVEIAQIMTVSGASDSSDTESSVDFTSNTQDRISMLRVPMLEPGHITSLPKGQAFCLLDGGQLWKVRFPLPVEDDEDMPENLQALTREMDKNYHTAENWWA from the coding sequence GTGGCCAATTACCCACTTGAAGGGCTGCTCAGGCCGCCAGTGGAATACTGGTCGATGAGTGTCAGCATTGGTGCGGCCGGGATCTGCCTGCTATCACCCTCCACATTGATGATGACACCGAGTGTTGGCTTCACCTCGGCGACGGTATTAACCGCGTTCGCTGTATACCGCTTCATTCAGGGAACACGGGTTACCCGATATCAGCGCAACCTCAAGCGTCTGCCACGATTTGAGATGTCATCGCGCCAGATTCCCTGCTATCGAAAACACCTCTATTTGGGGCAGGGATTTCGCTGGGGCCAGCACCATACCCAGCGCTTGAAAGATACGATGGCTCCAGCATTTGCCAAATACACGAGGCCGTCTCGAATCAACGCCTGGTTTCGGCAATTTGAGAGAAACATAGAGCACACCAGATTAGGCTTCCTTGCGGAATTGACCAGTAAAGATCATCCACTGAATCCCGTGCGACCTTATCCCGCTGTCGGCGGAAATCCGGCCATCCATGCAGTTGAACTTAACGAAAAAGAAGTGCTTCTGGCCATGTCAGAGCGAGTCGGTCACACCCTTTGTATGGGAACGACCCGAGTCGGTAAGAGCCGCCTCGCCGAAATTCTGATTGAGCAGGACATACGCCGTAACGAAGGGCCCGTCATCGTATTCGACCCAAAATCAGATCCCGGGCTTCTGACCAGGATGTATATGGCGGCTAAGCGAACAGGAAGAACGGACGATTTTTACATGTTTCACCTCGGTTTCCCGGAGATCAGTGCTCGTTACAACGCTATCGGTAACTTCTCGCGTATCACTGAAATTGCCGGCCGCATTTCTGGTCAGCTGTCGTCTGAAGGAAACAGTGCTGCTTTCAAGGAGTTTGCGTGGCGCTTCATTAATATTGTCGCTCGTGCGCTTGTTTCCCTGGGAATGCGCCCGGACTACAACAACATTCTCCGGTACGTGACGGACATTGAGCCTCTTTTCAATCAGTACCTGGATTGGTGGCTGCCAATGAACGGTGATGAAGGCTGGATGGAAGACATCAATGCGATGACCGCTGATGCCGAACGGCAATACAGATCCAATCCCCGCATGGCTAAACATGCCAATCCGCGAACCGAGGCTTTAAGGAAATACGTTGAGCAAATGCAGGTGAGTGATCCGATCCTGCACGGACTGCTTTCAGCCTTACGCTACGACAAAACGTACTTCGACAAGCTGGTAGCGAGTCTTTTGCCCCTTCTTGAGAAACTCACCACAGGCAGAATTGGCAAGCTACTGGCACCCGACTACTTCGATGTCGACGATGACCGGCCGATTTTCGACTGGACGCAGATCATTCGTAAGCGAGGTATTGTCTATATAGGTCTGGATGCCATGACGGACACAGAAATCTCCTCAGCCGTTGGCAACTCAATGTTCTCAGACCTGGTCAGCGTCTGTGGATCTATCTATAAGCACGGCTTCGAACATGGAATGCTCGAAGGCAAGGCGAACGTTATGCCCAAAGTATGCTTACATGCAGACGAGTTCAATGAACTGATGGGGGACGAATTCCTCCCCATGGTCAATAAATCGGGCGGTAGCGGCATGCAAATTACCGCCTATACGCAGTCCCGGGGCGACATCGAGGCTCGTTTGGGGAATACCGCGAAGGCCCGCCAGGTGGAAGGCAACTTCAACAACCTGATTATGCTGCGGGTCAAGGAAAAGGAAACAGCTGAGCTGCTCACCAATCAACTGCCTGAAGTTGAAATTGCGCAGATCATGACGGTATCGGGCGCGAGTGATTCCTCAGACACCGAGTCCAGTGTGGACTTCACGTCTAATACCCAGGACCGGATCTCAATGCTCCGTGTACCGATGCTGGAGCCCGGACACATAACCTCATTGCCAAAAGGGCAGGCTTTTTGCCTGTTGGATGGCGGTCAACTCTGGAAAGTTAGATTTCCGCTGCCCGTGGAAGATGATGAAGACATGCCCGAGAATCTTCAGGCGCTCACCCGGGAAATGGATAAAAACTATCACACGGCGGAAAATTGGTGGGCATGA
- a CDS encoding integrating conjugative element protein, protein MVKHLSVLLLGLMMSSATVASSPKASPEALTGVHELEVIGDFGGQSAQPFLPQKADFRAQLQKLQQERKGRRFMTSNIPVSSPSLSIGRVTDEEARNVPYHMVSRAMFLIGYDPVSRNWLKENRQFLASKNAVGFVVNVQTIPQMNELQSIAGEGITLQPMPGDRFAEYMNIKHYPFYLDRDGVMR, encoded by the coding sequence ATGGTCAAACATCTGAGCGTGCTTCTCTTGGGTCTGATGATGAGCTCGGCGACAGTGGCATCAAGCCCGAAAGCGAGCCCTGAAGCACTGACAGGAGTCCACGAGCTTGAGGTCATCGGTGACTTTGGTGGACAGTCTGCGCAGCCATTTCTGCCCCAGAAAGCAGACTTTCGGGCCCAACTGCAAAAGCTGCAACAAGAGCGGAAGGGCCGCAGGTTCATGACCTCAAACATTCCCGTGTCATCGCCATCGCTATCAATCGGCAGAGTGACCGATGAAGAAGCCAGAAATGTCCCGTACCACATGGTCTCCCGGGCCATGTTCCTGATTGGGTACGACCCCGTTTCCCGGAACTGGCTTAAGGAAAACCGCCAGTTCCTGGCATCAAAGAATGCCGTGGGCTTTGTTGTAAACGTACAGACAATTCCCCAGATGAACGAACTGCAGTCCATCGCGGGCGAGGGTATTACGCTTCAACCCATGCCCGGTGACCGTTTCGCTGAATACATGAACATCAAACACTACCCGTTCTATCTGGATCGAGATGGAGTTATGCGCTAG
- a CDS encoding transglycosylase SLT domain-containing protein encodes MSLVRMFTLLLLFISGPSAASDIPGMYLQVAEEQDVPAKLFYAIILNESRSANKHINRVLPWPWTINHRGTPHFFHNRAAAYRFARQLVESGDYQFDVGLGQMNWRWHRHRFSDLWDALDPYMNLTASAAHLREQYERPECNSWDLAIGCYHRPAQKPLDKRIAANYRERVMKLWSNI; translated from the coding sequence ATGAGCCTCGTTCGTATGTTTACCCTACTGCTTCTATTCATTAGTGGCCCGAGCGCCGCTTCAGACATACCTGGAATGTATCTACAGGTCGCAGAAGAACAAGATGTTCCTGCAAAGCTTTTTTACGCGATCATTTTGAATGAAAGCCGCAGCGCCAATAAGCATATCAACAGAGTATTGCCCTGGCCCTGGACCATTAACCACCGGGGCACTCCACATTTTTTCCATAACAGAGCCGCTGCTTATCGGTTTGCTCGGCAGCTGGTGGAATCTGGTGATTACCAGTTCGATGTCGGTCTTGGACAGATGAACTGGCGCTGGCATCGCCATCGTTTTAGTGACCTGTGGGATGCGTTGGATCCATACATGAACCTGACAGCGTCAGCCGCACACCTGAGGGAGCAATACGAACGCCCCGAGTGTAATTCCTGGGATCTTGCCATTGGTTGTTATCACAGACCCGCACAGAAGCCATTGGATAAAAGAATTGCTGCCAACTACCGAGAGAGAGTTATGAAACTATGGTCAAACATCTGA
- a CDS encoding PilL N-terminal domain-containing protein, with the protein MKSISLALALSCLSSFAQADTHPGSPDETVERIQTGRYSYVKNIPPADQLNPLKVVVRTNIPQSVNSVGQTVEFLLARSGYVLADAAVLSEEAKALLNLPLPAIHRKIGPMTLDKALTTLSGEAFELVVDPVHRKVAFELGSNLVARNQ; encoded by the coding sequence ATGAAATCAATCTCACTTGCCCTAGCTCTGAGTTGTTTGAGCTCATTCGCACAGGCAGACACACACCCTGGAAGCCCAGACGAAACTGTCGAGCGGATTCAAACGGGCCGCTACAGCTACGTAAAGAACATCCCGCCGGCAGATCAACTGAATCCCTTAAAGGTCGTGGTCCGCACCAACATTCCGCAATCAGTCAACTCTGTCGGACAAACCGTTGAGTTTTTACTCGCACGTTCCGGGTACGTCCTGGCGGATGCGGCGGTGTTAAGTGAAGAGGCTAAAGCGTTGCTTAACCTCCCGTTGCCAGCAATCCATCGAAAAATAGGACCAATGACGCTCGACAAAGCGCTGACGACTCTCTCCGGTGAGGCATTTGAACTTGTCGTTGACCCTGTGCACCGGAAAGTTGCATTTGAGCTTGGGTCAAACCTGGTTGCGAGGAATCAGTAA
- a CDS encoding TIGR03745 family integrating conjugative element membrane protein produces MERAIHQGLHKARAFKHGVAMAMLAFGTQVHAALPTTTNPSQAPAQGDYIGLLKGYAYDIAIVLGLILGTIAFLAVARNMISTYNEIGDGKKTWGDMGMHGGMGVLLLVFVVFLLTEASTVIF; encoded by the coding sequence ATGGAAAGAGCGATTCATCAAGGTTTGCACAAAGCGCGGGCCTTTAAACACGGTGTTGCCATGGCGATGTTGGCGTTTGGAACACAGGTCCATGCTGCATTGCCGACGACAACTAACCCCTCCCAAGCGCCTGCCCAAGGCGATTACATCGGACTGCTCAAAGGCTACGCCTATGACATCGCCATCGTACTTGGTTTGATTCTGGGCACCATCGCGTTTCTGGCCGTCGCTCGGAACATGATTTCGACCTACAACGAAATTGGGGACGGCAAGAAAACCTGGGGCGATATGGGGATGCACGGTGGTATGGGCGTTCTGCTGCTCGTCTTTGTTGTCTTCCTGCTTACCGAAGCCTCAACCGTTATCTTCTGA
- a CDS encoding DUF3262 family protein, whose protein sequence is MNAQQQQWFAEGAGCGGGPCFQTSAAMLDAIQLIGGTAFFLYTAWLCMQAYEDFGAERISGTSMLVIWCRSVFLLMVLLYLLVS, encoded by the coding sequence ATGAATGCGCAACAACAGCAGTGGTTCGCTGAAGGCGCAGGGTGTGGGGGCGGTCCTTGCTTCCAGACCTCTGCGGCCATGCTCGATGCAATTCAGCTCATTGGTGGGACGGCGTTTTTCCTCTACACGGCCTGGCTCTGTATGCAGGCCTATGAGGATTTTGGTGCGGAGCGAATCAGCGGTACAAGCATGCTCGTCATCTGGTGTCGGAGTGTTTTTCTGTTGATGGTTCTTTTGTACCTACTCGTTAGCTAA
- a CDS encoding PFL_4703 family integrating conjugative element protein yields MGRTKKALDGRDSHILTLRILLGLLSVALILTIMGWRDAPEHIKVDIPPDLRSGSTRGIDERHPFNIYAFGYYIWQQMNNWPVEGTDNYKQQIERLSCYITPRFKGELERDYQQRLLNHELTRSRALQEMPDRPYTAKRVYVESGDSWVAFYDVNVKETFRSEIVKDIFVRYPLRVVRWDVDPECNLWGLALDGFYKKPRRLEGGSREQDDVQNTSSEIGE; encoded by the coding sequence ATGGGGCGTACAAAAAAAGCTCTCGATGGTCGCGATTCGCACATTCTGACCCTACGCATACTGCTCGGACTTTTAAGTGTCGCACTGATTCTTACGATCATGGGATGGAGGGATGCACCCGAGCACATCAAAGTGGATATACCGCCCGATCTTCGTTCTGGCTCTACCCGAGGAATCGACGAACGGCATCCATTCAATATTTATGCGTTTGGCTACTACATCTGGCAACAGATGAACAATTGGCCAGTTGAAGGCACCGATAACTATAAACAACAGATCGAGCGCCTGAGCTGCTACATCACTCCACGATTTAAGGGTGAACTGGAGCGGGATTATCAGCAGCGCCTTTTAAACCACGAGCTCACCCGCTCTCGCGCACTTCAGGAAATGCCGGATCGCCCGTACACGGCCAAACGAGTCTATGTGGAATCTGGAGACAGTTGGGTGGCGTTCTACGACGTCAACGTAAAAGAGACGTTCCGGTCCGAGATCGTCAAAGACATTTTTGTTCGATACCCCCTTCGAGTCGTGCGCTGGGATGTGGATCCCGAGTGCAATCTGTGGGGCCTGGCGCTTGACGGTTTCTATAAAAAACCGAGGCGACTGGAAGGCGGCAGCCGGGAGCAGGATGACGTTCAGAACACCTCTTCGGAAATCGGTGAATAA
- a CDS encoding IS256 family transposase, whose product MDQEKLKAMAAELAKDIKSEKDLGALTQQLVKLTVETALNAELDEHLGYEKHALEGRGTGNSRNGYSAKRLKGQHGEVPIQAPRDRDGSFEPQFVRKGQSRLTQMDDQILALYAKGLSTRDIVGAFKEMYDADISATLVSKVTERVIDQVHEWQNRPVDPICPIVYLDCIVLKIRQDKRVINKSLYLALGINMEGQKELLGLWLAETEGAKFWLSVLTELKNRGLEDILIACVDGLKGFPDAIAAEYPQTKVQLCIVHMVRNSLRYVSWKDYRAVTADLKQIYQSATEHEARQALEAFGERWDSQYPQISRSWQSHWDNLITIFEYPPAIRKVIYTTNAIESLNSVIRKATKRRKLFPTDDSALKVAFLAIQQASKKWTMPIRDWKPALNRFIIEFGDRLDGHL is encoded by the coding sequence TTGGACCAAGAAAAACTTAAAGCTATGGCCGCCGAGCTGGCCAAGGACATCAAGTCTGAAAAAGATCTCGGAGCCCTCACACAGCAGCTGGTCAAGCTCACCGTCGAGACCGCACTCAACGCCGAACTGGATGAGCATCTTGGATACGAGAAGCACGCTCTTGAAGGCCGTGGCACCGGTAACAGCCGTAACGGCTATTCTGCCAAGCGCCTGAAGGGCCAGCACGGCGAAGTACCGATACAGGCTCCTCGTGACCGGGACGGTTCCTTCGAGCCTCAGTTCGTCCGTAAAGGCCAGTCCCGCCTGACCCAGATGGATGACCAGATCCTGGCGCTATACGCCAAGGGCCTGAGCACCCGGGATATCGTGGGTGCCTTCAAGGAGATGTACGACGCGGACATCTCGGCAACACTGGTTTCCAAGGTGACGGAACGTGTGATTGATCAGGTTCACGAGTGGCAGAATCGCCCTGTTGATCCGATCTGCCCCATTGTTTATCTGGACTGCATTGTTCTGAAAATTCGTCAGGACAAGAGGGTGATCAACAAGTCCCTATACCTAGCTCTGGGCATCAACATGGAGGGCCAGAAGGAACTGCTGGGCCTCTGGCTGGCCGAGACCGAAGGCGCGAAGTTCTGGCTATCGGTACTGACAGAACTGAAGAACCGTGGCTTGGAGGACATCCTGATCGCCTGTGTGGATGGCCTCAAAGGGTTCCCGGATGCCATTGCGGCTGAATACCCCCAAACCAAGGTTCAGCTCTGCATCGTGCATATGGTTCGTAACTCGCTGCGCTACGTGTCCTGGAAGGACTACAGGGCGGTTACTGCGGACCTGAAGCAGATCTACCAGTCTGCTACGGAACATGAAGCCCGACAGGCACTGGAGGCCTTTGGAGAGCGCTGGGACAGCCAATACCCACAGATCTCTCGTTCCTGGCAAAGCCACTGGGATAACCTGATCACCATCTTCGAGTACCCGCCGGCGATCCGGAAGGTAATCTACACCACCAATGCCATTGAGTCGCTGAACAGCGTGATCCGCAAAGCCACCAAGCGCCGCAAGCTGTTCCCCACCGATGACTCGGCACTGAAAGTGGCCTTCCTGGCGATCCAGCAGGCCTCAAAGAAATGGACCATGCCGATCCGTGATTGGAAGCCGGCATTAAATCGCTTTATTATCGAATTCGGTGACCGCCTGGACGGCCACCTGTAA